GTCTCCACATCAACATTATACGGCCAGCAACCCAGCGTTCACCACTTCCCGTGCTCGTATGGATACATGGGGGGGCATTCCAGGAGGGCAGCGCCAGCGACGGCAGGACCAATGGAACCTTTCTCGTGCAGACATCCGTGGAGATGGGAACACCAATCATTTTCGTCAGCTTCAATTATCGTCTCGGTGCTTTTGGCTTTCTGGGTGGCCTGGAAATAGAGGCGGCTGGCGTATCTAATATTGCCCTTTACGACCAACGGCAGGCTCTCCATTGGATTCAAGAAAACATCGGATATTTTGGCGGAGATGCATCACAGGTTACGATAATGGGCCAGTCAGCTGGTGCTATGTCAGTCGGATTTCATCTCCTCGCCTTCGGAGGCCGAAACGATGGTCTCTTCAATGCCGCAATCGCACAAAGTGGAGGTCCCTATACGGTACCGGTTCTCAGCCGTGAGATATCGGATCGAGAAGCCGATTTCAATATGGTACTGAACAAAACTGGTTGTTCAGACTCTAAAGACTCACTGAATTGTCTACGCGCAGCTCCCGCTGAGTTATTGCAACAAGCTGGTTCTCTCTTGACACCttcatttgttgttgatggcggaATAATTACAGCACCTAGCGAAGAGCTCTTACACTCGGGCCGCTTTGCTAAAGTACCTTTACTCATTGGTTCGACGAGGAATGAGGGAACATCTCTACTGCAGCAAATATTGGGTACGACGGGCTCATTTGAGACTGAGGAGCACTTCAAATCGTTCATCAAGACTTCTTGGATAAGAGGCCCAATTAATGATACAGTCGCCCAACATTGGGCGCAACTGTACGCTCAGGAAATCAATACTCCTTCGACAGCTGGTCTAGGTACTGTGAAGCCGAACCCCGGTCCAAAGTACGGCAACTATTATGGCCAGGCAACGTTGTGGCTGGGTGACATGACATTCACTGCTGGAAGGCGTTTTGCAACCCAAGCATGGGCTAGAGAAAACATGCCGAGCTATAGTTTCTTATTCGACGGTGTACCAGCAAACATGGATCCAGATACGCTTGGAGCTGCCCACTTTTCAGATGTGGCATATACGTTTAGGGACACGGAAGGCTTTGGCTGGGAGATAAACCCTTTCCCAGCCGAGCCTAACCTGAAGGAGAAACATGTCAAACTCGCCGAACTCATGAGCCGAATGTGGATCAGCTTTGCAACCAAGCGGAACCCGAACTTCCACAATGGTCAGTTACGTGTTACCTTATAGACCACCTTCAGACACCTCCTTTCCTTGAAACTAACTTATAATGTGTTTTTAGTATCCGATTTTCATACGACTTGGCCAACATATACTAATAAACGCCCCGTTAATATGGTTTTTGAGACTACTCAAAGCCATTTACAGGCTGATGACTGGCGGGCCGAAGCAATCACCATGATGTCTCTTGTGCCGGGTACTCATCCAAAGAGAGGTAATAACAATTGTTAGGGCTGTTATTGCGTTAACTACATATTAAAATGGAAATCTAAACTAGACTAAGAACTTACCCTTTATGTGTCATcttaattaattaatatctAATAAAGTACACTATCAGCAGGTTGATCAGAAttctctcactctctccCCTCTCTTTCACCACACATGTCGCAACCACCAAGCATGTCACAGATAAATCAAGAGGCAAATatcattcttgttcttcatgtCCTTTGAAAAGACCCAGTTTTGGGTCTTCGTTGTGCCGCAAGGACATACAGGACGCCGTACAGTTCGCTCTGGCGCCGATACCGCGACATCCCTGCTCGGTGCGATGTCACTCCGGAATTACGTAGATTATCCGATCTAGAAGAACAGAGTATTGTTCAATTCA
This is a stretch of genomic DNA from Fusarium graminearum PH-1 chromosome 4, whole genome shotgun sequence. It encodes these proteins:
- a CDS encoding Lipase 2, producing MFNFACFIAWLLLVFAVDAKSPSTSSLGPRGPPTVTIKNGTLSGIFNSHYDQEFFLGIPYAAPPVNDLRLRKPQPAQPWAGIRKSESYGARCLRNDIRLAGFSQNVTDPVSEDCLHINIIRPATQRSPLPVLVWIHGGAFQEGSASDGRTNGTFLVQTSVEMGTPIIFVSFNYRLGAFGFLGGLEIEAAGVSNIALYDQRQALHWIQENIGYFGGDASQVTIMGQSAGAMSVGFHLLAFGGRNDGLFNAAIAQSGGPYTVPVLSREISDREADFNMVLNKTGCSDSKDSLNCLRAAPAELLQQAGSLLTPSFVVDGGIITAPSEELLHSGRFAKVPLLIGSTRNEGTSLLQQILGTTGSFETEEHFKSFIKTSWIRGPINDTVAQHWAQLYAQEINTPSTAGLGTVKPNPGPKYGNYYGQATLWLGDMTFTAGRRFATQAWARENMPSYSFLFDGVPANMDPDTLGAAHFSDVAYTFRDTEGFGWEINPFPAEPNLKEKHVKLAELMSRMWISFATKRNPNFHNGQLRVTL